In Bacillus sp. 2205SS5-2, the following are encoded in one genomic region:
- a CDS encoding IS630 family transposase (programmed frameshift), translating to MSKRVGVHPSEKDQAVQEIKAAIKGNKDLRMLEHYQTILMVLRGESYPNIAEVVGRTISTLYNYSKAYREGGLDGLQRDLPTGRNRKLTPDQEEKVYQTIVNQTPVDVGFPVEMNWTAPIINKWIKQEFNISYSDRGVRALLYRLNLCFTKPTYTLAKADPVQQEAFKEEFKQLKKLLDGEIDRILFEDESMIRDYQALSRIWFAKGQQKIIPTYGKHWGAKLIGTLDYETGEVFCIQEERYTAKEFLSFLEKVIDKYNGEKIVMISDNARIHHAKRIQPFLEQHKNLLTLVYLPPYSPNLNMIEELWGWLKSSVINNVFFDSVQKIRKAVQGFVRHINKTPEVTMNRLCMQF from the exons ATGAGCAAACGTGTAGGAGTACATCCAAGTGAAAAAGATCAAGCAGTTCAAGAAATAAAAGCAGCCATCAAAGGAAACAAAGATCTACGAATGCTCGAGCATTATCAAACGATTTTGATGGTTCTACGTGGTGAATCCTATCCAAACATAGCGGAAGTAGTTGGACGAACGATTTCCACACTCTACAATTATAGTAAGGCGTATCGTGAGGGTGGACTGGATGGACTCCAAAGAGATCTTCCCACAGGTCGAAATCGGAAACTCACTCCCGATCAGGAGGAAAAAGTCTATCAAACGATTGTGAACCAAACGCCCGTTGATGTAGGTTTTCCAGTGGAAATGAATTGGACGGCTCCTATCATAAACAAATGGATCAAGCAGGAATTTAACATTTCCTACTCAGATCGTGGCGTGCGGGCATTGCTCTACCGTCTCAATCTGTGCTTCACCAAACCAACGTATACACTGGCTAAAGCTGATCCTGTCCAACAAGAAGCGTTCAAAGAAGAGTTTAAACAGCTT AAAAAACTCCTAGATGGGGAAATAGACCGCATCTTATTTGAGGATGAATCCATGATTCGAGACTATCAAGCTTTATCACGAATTTGGTTTGCGAAAGGTCAACAAAAGATCATTCCGACCTATGGGAAACATTGGGGTGCAAAGTTAATTGGTACGTTGGATTACGAGACAGGAGAGGTATTCTGTATCCAGGAAGAGCGCTATACGGCCAAGGAATTCCTGTCCTTTCTCGAAAAAGTGATCGATAAATATAATGGAGAAAAGATTGTCATGATTTCAGATAACGCGAGAATTCATCATGCAAAACGTATCCAACCGTTTTTAGAACAACATAAGAACCTTCTTACTTTGGTCTACCTTCCGCCTTATAGCCCAAACCTTAATATGATTGAAGAACTTTGGGGTTGGTTAAAGTCATCTGTCATCAACAATGTATTCTTTGATTCTGTTCAAAAAATACGTAAAGCTGTTCAAGGGTTTGTTCGTCACATCAATAAAACGCCTGAAGTCACTATGAATCGGCTGTGCATGCAATTCTAA